A genomic stretch from Myripristis murdjan chromosome 12, fMyrMur1.1, whole genome shotgun sequence includes:
- the ak1 gene encoding adenylate kinase isoenzyme 1 translates to MADKIKDAKIIFVVGGPGSGKGTQCEKVVTKYGYTHLSSGDLLRAEVASGSERGKQLQAIMQKGELVPLDTVLDMIKDAMIAKADVSKGFLIDGYPREVKQGEEFEKKIGKPCLLLYIDAKAETMVKRLMKRGETSGRADDNEETIKKRLDLYYKATEPVIAFYESRGIVKKIDSELPVDEVFSQVAKAIDAL, encoded by the exons ATGGCAG ACAAAATCAAAGATGCCAAGATCATCTTTGTTGTGG GCGGGCCTGGCTCTGGAAAGGGTACCCAGTGTGAGAAGGTAGTGACAAAGTACGGCTACACCCACCTGTCCTCTGGGGATCTGCTGCGTGCTGAAGTGGCTTCTGGCTCTGAGAGGGGCAAACAGCTCCAGGCCATCATGCAGAAGGGAGAGCTGGTGCCCCTG GACACAGTCTTAGACATGATCAAGGATGCCATGATTGCCAAGGCTGATGTCTCCAAGGGCTTCCTCATCGATGGTTACCCCCGTGAGGTGAAGCAGGGTGAGGAGTTTGAGAAGAAG ATTGGCAAACCCTGCCTGCTGCTGTACATCGACGCTAAAGCAGAGACCATGGTCAAAAGGCTTATGAAGCGTGGTGAGACCAGCGGCCGCGCCGATGACAACGAGGAAACCATCAAGAAGCGCCTGGACTTGTACTACAAAGCCACCGAGCCAGTCATTGCCTTTTATGAGAGTCGTGGTATCGTTAAGAAG ATTGACTCCGAGCTGCCGGTGGATGAGGTCTTCAGTCAAGTTGCCAAAGCCATTGATGCACTGTAG